One genomic segment of Amycolatopsis sp. WQ 127309 includes these proteins:
- a CDS encoding MarR family winged helix-turn-helix transcriptional regulator, whose amino-acid sequence MEPEITSARQAGHDPRVLAFGRLQGAANRLEYLLGRALEKECGITHLMYEVLLIVGRAGDDGLTMRSIAQEQVLTTGGATRLVDRMETLGLVTRTAHPRDRRVQLVRLTELGERTTVRASRLHVANIEQYFFSPLPEEHRERFADDLRRLSHAARDALPRLR is encoded by the coding sequence GTGGAACCCGAAATCACCTCGGCGCGGCAGGCGGGGCACGACCCCCGCGTGCTGGCCTTCGGGCGGCTCCAGGGCGCGGCGAACCGGCTCGAATACCTGCTCGGGCGCGCGCTGGAGAAGGAGTGCGGGATCACCCACCTGATGTACGAGGTGCTGCTGATCGTCGGGCGCGCGGGCGACGACGGGCTGACGATGCGCTCGATCGCCCAGGAGCAGGTGCTGACGACCGGCGGCGCGACCCGGCTGGTCGACCGGATGGAGACCCTCGGCCTGGTGACCCGCACGGCCCACCCGCGCGACCGGCGCGTCCAGCTGGTGCGCTTGACCGAGCTCGGCGAGCGGACGACGGTGCGCGCGAGCCGGCTGCACGTGGCGAACATCGAGCAGTACTTCTTCTCGCCGTTGCCGGAGGAGCACCGGGAGCGGTTCGCCGACGACCTGCGGCGGCTGAGCCACGCGGCCCGCGACGCCCTCCCCCGGCTGCGCTGA
- a CDS encoding PucR family transcriptional regulator has protein sequence MTTVKTLLDLPGLRLRPRAGADLLDRPVTRIYVTELPDPGRYLSAGELVLSGLLWWRGPGDAEPFVAALARSGAAALAASGADSDGIPDDVVDACERHRIPLLEVPIDLSFSVVTEQVVLALAAASDSSRKRLLAAADAPVGTLLESASAELGLPCWVLSTLGRVVAGTAPLPMPVEDVVQRYAAKQDTAGPLTLTPVEGRHAVPWLIAVGGPLSTAQTELTEELAGLVGVTRARAKPSEADLTGDVRVVALRTEGSDESRDILRELLPDATLVEPGGETTYAVTARWPSDAFTALSTVEPLLTARRIVCGVGDAAPRDEAREVAAYALAVASRRPGRVVVVPGEEIGVHQLLLAGAPDGLRAALRRRVLGPLLDYDAEQHTDLVHTVRVFLECSGSPTRAAKALHVHVNTLRYRIGRAGELLGADLTEFTDQLDVYLALRAGDQAG, from the coding sequence ATGACGACCGTGAAAACTCTGCTGGACCTGCCGGGGCTGCGGCTGCGCCCGCGGGCCGGGGCCGACCTGCTCGACCGGCCGGTGACGCGCATCTACGTCACCGAACTGCCCGACCCCGGACGGTACCTGTCGGCCGGTGAGCTGGTGCTTTCCGGCTTGCTCTGGTGGCGCGGGCCGGGGGACGCCGAGCCGTTCGTGGCCGCGCTGGCCCGCTCCGGCGCGGCGGCGCTGGCCGCGTCCGGCGCCGACTCCGACGGCATCCCGGACGACGTCGTCGACGCCTGCGAGCGGCACCGGATCCCGCTGCTCGAAGTGCCGATCGACCTGTCGTTCTCGGTGGTCACCGAGCAGGTGGTGCTGGCGCTCGCGGCCGCGTCCGACAGCTCCCGCAAACGTTTGCTGGCCGCCGCGGACGCCCCGGTCGGGACGCTGCTGGAGAGCGCGTCGGCCGAGCTGGGCCTGCCGTGCTGGGTGCTGTCGACGCTGGGCCGGGTGGTTGCCGGGACGGCGCCGCTGCCGATGCCGGTCGAGGACGTCGTCCAGCGGTACGCCGCGAAACAGGACACGGCGGGGCCGCTGACGCTGACGCCGGTGGAAGGCCGGCACGCCGTGCCGTGGCTGATCGCCGTCGGCGGGCCGCTGAGCACCGCGCAGACGGAGCTGACCGAGGAGCTGGCGGGGCTCGTCGGCGTCACCCGGGCGCGCGCGAAGCCGTCCGAAGCCGACCTGACCGGCGACGTCCGCGTGGTCGCGTTGCGGACCGAAGGCAGCGACGAGAGCCGGGACATCCTGCGGGAGCTGCTGCCGGACGCGACGCTCGTCGAACCCGGCGGCGAGACGACGTACGCCGTGACCGCGCGGTGGCCGTCCGACGCCTTCACGGCGCTGTCCACAGTGGAGCCACTGCTCACGGCGCGCCGGATCGTCTGCGGGGTCGGCGATGCCGCGCCCCGCGATGAGGCACGCGAGGTCGCGGCCTACGCGCTGGCCGTGGCGTCGCGGCGCCCCGGGCGGGTCGTCGTGGTGCCGGGCGAGGAGATCGGCGTGCACCAGCTGCTGCTCGCCGGGGCGCCGGACGGGCTGCGGGCCGCGCTGCGCCGGCGCGTCCTCGGGCCGCTGCTGGACTACGACGCCGAGCAGCACACGGACCTGGTGCACACGGTGCGGGTGTTCCTGGAGTGCTCGGGCTCGCCGACCCGCGCGGCGAAGGCGCTGCACGTCCACGTCAACACCCTGCGCTACCGCATCGGCCGGGCAGGCGAGCTGCTCGGCGCGGACCTGACGGAGTTCACCGACCAGCTCGACGTCTACCTGGCGCTGCGCGCCGGGGACCAAGCAGGATGA
- a CDS encoding xanthine dehydrogenase family protein subunit M, protein MEFLRPTTLAEALAHKAERPDAVPIAGGTDVMVELNFDHRRPDALLDLTRVPELAEWSTTDGTVRLGAGVPYSRVIAEVGELVPALAMASRTVGSPQIRNRGTVGGNLGAASPAGDTHPVLLALDARVEVASVRGTRVLPAEEFYVGVKRHSLAPDELITAVHLPAHAGPQQFAKVGTRNAMVIAVCSFALALRDGVVGAAIGSAAPTPRRARAAEEFLAAELPWGSPEPLPDSLKRRFGDLVAEATSPINDVRGSAAYRKHALSVLARRTLTWAWDEHRTGERVCA, encoded by the coding sequence GTGGAGTTCCTGCGTCCCACGACGCTCGCCGAGGCCCTGGCCCACAAAGCCGAGCGCCCGGACGCCGTCCCCATCGCCGGCGGCACGGACGTCATGGTCGAGCTGAACTTCGACCACCGCCGCCCGGACGCGCTGCTCGACCTGACCCGCGTGCCTGAACTGGCGGAGTGGTCCACAACGGACGGCACGGTCCGGCTCGGCGCCGGCGTCCCGTACAGCCGCGTCATCGCCGAAGTGGGTGAACTCGTCCCGGCGCTGGCCATGGCCTCGCGCACGGTCGGCTCGCCCCAGATCCGCAACCGCGGCACGGTCGGCGGCAACCTCGGCGCCGCCTCACCCGCCGGCGACACCCACCCGGTGCTGCTGGCCCTGGACGCGCGGGTCGAGGTCGCCTCCGTGCGGGGGACCCGGGTCCTCCCGGCGGAGGAGTTCTACGTCGGCGTGAAGCGCCACTCGCTGGCGCCGGACGAGCTGATCACCGCCGTCCACCTGCCCGCGCACGCCGGACCGCAGCAGTTCGCCAAGGTCGGGACGCGCAACGCGATGGTCATCGCGGTCTGTTCCTTCGCGCTGGCCCTGCGCGACGGTGTTGTCGGTGCCGCGATCGGGTCGGCCGCGCCCACGCCACGCCGGGCCCGCGCCGCCGAGGAGTTCCTCGCCGCGGAGCTGCCGTGGGGCTCGCCGGAGCCGTTGCCGGACTCCCTGAAACGCCGCTTCGGCGACCTGGTCGCCGAGGCGACGTCGCCGATCAACGACGTCCGCGGCAGCGCCGCGTACCGCAAACACGCGCTGTCGGTGCTCGCGCGGCGTACGTTGACGTGGGCCTGGGACGAGCACCGGACGGGGGAGCGGGTTTGCGCCTGA
- a CDS encoding (2Fe-2S)-binding protein yields the protein MRLNVTINGEKRQADDVWEGESLLYVLRERLGLPGSKNACEQGECGSCTVYLDAVPVCACLVAAGQAEGRVVRTVEGLADGDVLDPIQQSFVDQGAVQCGFCTPGLVVAAHDLLNRVADPSDEEIREALAGNLCRCTGYEKILDAVRAVAKGPSGKDTVA from the coding sequence TTGCGCCTGAATGTCACGATCAACGGCGAGAAACGGCAGGCCGACGACGTCTGGGAGGGTGAAAGCCTGCTCTACGTGCTGCGCGAGCGGCTCGGCCTCCCGGGCTCGAAGAACGCTTGTGAGCAGGGCGAATGCGGCTCCTGCACGGTCTACCTCGACGCCGTCCCGGTGTGCGCCTGCCTGGTCGCGGCCGGACAGGCCGAGGGGCGCGTGGTGCGCACGGTCGAGGGCCTGGCCGACGGCGACGTCCTCGACCCGATCCAGCAGTCCTTTGTGGACCAAGGCGCCGTCCAGTGCGGCTTCTGCACGCCGGGGCTGGTCGTCGCCGCGCACGACCTGCTGAACCGCGTCGCCGATCCGAGCGACGAAGAGATCCGCGAAGCGCTGGCCGGCAACCTCTGCCGCTGCACCGGCTACGAAAAGATCCTCGACGCCGTGCGAGCCGTGGCGAAGGGCCCTAGCGGAAAGGACACTGTCGCGTGA
- a CDS encoding 8-oxoguanine deaminase — MRTLITGGAIATVSGEEYASGYVVVENDRIAEVGEGGYTGEFDERVDASGCLVTPGLINTHHHLYQWATRGMAADHTLFQWLVALYPVWGRLDAEITHAAATAGMARLALTGCTTVADHHYVFPRDGGDQVAALASARQRIGVRLHVVRGSMDRGESDGGLPPDNLVETTDDALAGTEAAIGRFHDDSAGAHLQIAVGPCSPFSVTERLMSGAAELARSKGVRLHTHLAETLDEEQQCLAEVGCTPAEYADKLGWLADDVWLAHTIHLAPDAIRRFGATGTGSAHCPTSNGRIGAGIAPVRDLLDAGVAVGLGADGAASNESGGLGEELHQALLQARQRGGPRGLTTREALWMGTMGGARCLGRADDLGSIEPGKLADLAIWDLTGLNYAGITDPVAALVLGTTPPVRRLFVGGKAVVEDGTLREADESEIASELKSASARLREDR; from the coding sequence GTGAGGACACTCATCACCGGCGGGGCGATCGCCACGGTCAGCGGCGAGGAGTACGCCAGCGGATACGTCGTCGTCGAGAACGACCGGATCGCCGAAGTCGGCGAAGGCGGCTACACCGGCGAGTTCGACGAGCGCGTCGACGCGTCGGGCTGCCTGGTCACCCCCGGCCTGATCAACACCCACCACCACCTCTACCAGTGGGCGACCCGCGGGATGGCCGCCGACCACACGCTCTTCCAGTGGCTGGTCGCGCTCTACCCGGTCTGGGGCCGGCTCGACGCGGAGATCACGCACGCCGCCGCCACGGCCGGGATGGCACGGCTGGCGCTGACCGGCTGCACCACCGTCGCGGACCACCACTACGTCTTCCCCCGCGACGGCGGCGACCAGGTGGCCGCGCTGGCGTCGGCCCGGCAGCGGATCGGCGTCCGGCTGCATGTCGTGCGCGGCTCGATGGACCGCGGCGAGTCCGACGGCGGGCTGCCGCCGGACAACCTCGTCGAGACGACCGACGACGCGCTGGCCGGCACCGAAGCGGCGATCGGCCGCTTCCACGACGACTCGGCGGGAGCGCACCTGCAGATCGCCGTCGGCCCGTGCTCGCCGTTCTCGGTCACCGAACGGCTGATGTCCGGCGCGGCCGAACTGGCCCGCAGCAAGGGCGTCCGGCTCCACACGCACCTCGCCGAAACCCTCGACGAAGAGCAGCAGTGCCTGGCCGAAGTCGGCTGCACGCCCGCCGAGTACGCCGACAAGCTGGGCTGGCTCGCCGACGACGTCTGGCTCGCGCACACCATCCACCTCGCGCCCGACGCGATCCGCCGCTTCGGCGCGACCGGCACCGGCTCGGCGCACTGCCCGACGTCCAACGGCCGCATCGGCGCCGGCATCGCCCCGGTCCGCGACCTGCTCGACGCGGGCGTCGCGGTCGGCCTCGGCGCCGACGGGGCCGCGTCCAACGAGTCCGGCGGGCTCGGTGAGGAGCTGCACCAGGCGTTGCTGCAGGCGCGGCAACGCGGCGGCCCGCGCGGGCTGACCACACGGGAAGCGCTGTGGATGGGCACGATGGGCGGCGCCCGCTGCCTCGGCCGGGCGGACGACCTCGGCTCGATCGAGCCCGGCAAGCTCGCCGACCTGGCGATCTGGGACCTGACCGGCCTGAACTACGCGGGCATCACGGACCCCGTCGCGGCGCTGGTCCTGGGCACGACGCCGCCGGTGCGGCGGCTGTTCGTCGGCGGCAAGGCCGTCGTCGAGGACGGCACGCTGCGGGAGGCGGACGAGTCCGAGATCGCGTCGGAGCTGAAGTCGGCGAGCGCCAGACT